Proteins from a genomic interval of Amycolatopsis sp. cg13:
- a CDS encoding TrpB-like pyridoxal phosphate-dependent enzyme, giving the protein MAERTKYILDEADLPAQWYNVVPDLPEPPPPPLHPGTREPVGPADLAPLFPQALIEQEVTTERYIDIPEEVRDVYRLWRPSPLYRARRLEKALGTPARIYYKYEGVSPVGSHKPNTAVPQAFYNAAEGVTRLTTETGAGQWGSALAFACATFGLSCEVWQVRASYDQKPYRKLMMETFGAQVYPSPSDRTAAGRAILAENPQSTGSLGIAISEAVEQAAADPGARYALGSVLNHVLLHQTVIGEEALRQFEMAGDTPDVLVGCTGGGSNFGGLAFPFLREKLAGRMNPVIRAVEPAACPTLTRGRYAYDFGDTAGLTPLLKMHTLGHGFIPDPIHAGGLRYHGMSPLISHIYELGLIEALAIGQQECFAAGVQFARTEGIIPAPEPTHALAACIQEALRCKETGEEKVILTALCGHAHLDLPAYGAYLAGDMVDNELPDAALEESLAALP; this is encoded by the coding sequence ATGGCAGAACGGACGAAATACATCCTGGACGAGGCCGATCTCCCGGCGCAGTGGTACAACGTGGTGCCGGACCTGCCCGAGCCGCCGCCTCCGCCGCTGCACCCGGGCACGCGCGAGCCCGTCGGGCCCGCGGACCTGGCCCCGCTGTTCCCGCAGGCGCTCATCGAGCAGGAAGTGACCACCGAGCGCTACATCGACATTCCCGAGGAAGTCCGCGACGTCTATCGGCTATGGCGTCCGTCGCCGCTCTACCGCGCCCGCCGGCTGGAGAAGGCGCTCGGGACCCCGGCGCGGATCTACTACAAGTACGAGGGCGTCAGCCCGGTCGGCTCGCACAAGCCGAACACCGCTGTGCCACAGGCGTTCTACAACGCGGCCGAGGGCGTCACGCGGCTCACCACCGAGACCGGCGCCGGGCAGTGGGGGAGCGCGCTGGCATTCGCGTGCGCGACGTTCGGGCTGTCGTGTGAGGTCTGGCAGGTGCGGGCGTCGTACGACCAGAAGCCGTACCGCAAGCTGATGATGGAGACGTTCGGCGCGCAGGTGTACCCGAGTCCATCGGACCGTACTGCTGCTGGCCGCGCGATCCTGGCCGAGAATCCGCAGTCGACGGGCAGCCTCGGGATCGCGATCAGCGAAGCCGTCGAGCAGGCCGCGGCGGATCCGGGCGCCCGGTACGCGCTGGGCAGCGTGCTCAACCACGTGCTGCTGCACCAGACAGTCATCGGAGAGGAAGCCCTCCGCCAGTTCGAAATGGCCGGCGACACCCCGGACGTGCTCGTCGGCTGCACCGGCGGCGGCTCCAACTTCGGCGGGCTCGCTTTCCCGTTCCTGCGGGAAAAACTGGCCGGCCGGATGAACCCGGTGATCCGCGCGGTCGAACCGGCGGCTTGCCCGACCCTCACCCGCGGCCGCTACGCCTACGACTTCGGCGACACCGCCGGTCTCACGCCTCTGCTGAAAATGCACACGCTCGGCCACGGCTTCATCCCGGACCCGATCCACGCCGGAGGCCTGCGCTACCACGGGATGTCGCCGCTGATCTCGCACATTTACGAGCTGGGGCTCATCGAGGCGCTCGCGATCGGCCAGCAGGAATGTTTCGCCGCCGGGGTGCAGTTCGCCCGCACGGAAGGCATCATCCCCGCGCCTGAACCGACGCATGCATTGGCGGCGTGCATCCAGGAAGCGTTGCGCTGCAAGGAGACCGGCGAGGAGAAGGTGATCCTGACGGCTCTCTGCGGACACGCACACCTCGACCTTCCCGCGTACGGCGCGTATTTGGCGGGGGACATGGTGGACAACGAACTGCCGGACGCGGCACTGGAGGAATCGCTGGCGGCGCTTCCCTGA